Part of the Leishmania infantum JPCM5 genome chromosome 34 genome, CGCAGACGCTAATAGAGAAACTGCTGACGGTGCGTGGTGCCTCCGCACAACGCCAGGTGCTCATCAAGGAGGAGGATATACGCGTGGTGTTGGAGACTGTCCGAGAGATTTTTATAACGCAGCCAATGCTCCTCGAGATCCGCccgcctgtgcgcgtgtgtggcgacACGCACGGACAGTACTAcgacctgctgcgcatctACGAGAAGTGCGGCTTCCCCCCATACTCGAACTACCTGTTCCTCGGCGACTACGTTGACCGCGGCAAGCACAGCGTCGAGACGATCGTCCTGCAGTTCTGCTACAAGATTGTGTACCCCGAGAACTTCTTTCTTCTGCGCGGCAACCACGAGTGCGCTAGCATCAACAAGATGTACGGGTTTTTCGATGATGTGAAGCGGCGGTATAACATCAAGCTGTTCAAGGCGTTCACGGACGTGTTCAACACGATGCCCGTGTGCTGCGTGATTAGCGAGAAGATCATCTGCATGCACGGTGGCCTTAGTCCTGACCTGACCGATCTTACCGCCATTAACGAGATTCTTCGTCCGTGCGACGTGCCTGATCGCGGCATCCTGTGCGATCTGCTGTGGGCCGATCCAGAAAACGAAGTTCGCGGCTTCCTGGAGAGCGACCGCGGCGTGAGCTACCTGTTCGGCGAGGACATTGTGAACGACTTCCTGGATATGGTGGACATGGACCTGattgtgcgcgcgcatcaAGTTGTGCAACGTGGCTACGGGTTCTTTGCGAGCCGTCAGCTTGTGACCGTGTTCTCTGCGCCGAACTACTGCGGTGAGTTCGACAACGACGCTGCCGTGATGACCATCGACGACAAGCTGCAGTGCTCCTTCCTCATCATTCCGGCTGCCAAGTAGTGACggagcggcaccaccggGCCCCAAAAGATGCTGACGCGGCCTGTTTGAATAATTTTTTGTCTGTTATTTCACCTgcatccgcctcctcggGCTCTTGATATGAGGCCGCACACGGGAGAGTGCTCATCCCTTTCTCTCACTTCTGTAAGTTCTTGTGTTGCCCGTTGCTTCCTGTTTTTTCGGCTTGATGATATCGACCGCGGTTACGAGAGACACCTTGGCATGGTATCACAGGTTCCCGTAcccggtgtgtgtgtgcgtggagaaGCCgggcagcccccctcccctcctgtGCTTGCGAAATGCCGAGCGGCTtctggcggtgacagggtcTGGTGACtgcgacgtggggaggtcagagcgatgcattgCTACTGATGTCGGCAGTGAGGTCGtgggcggcgttgcgtcggagcgacccgcGCCGCTGaacgcgtcggcgccatcgaCATGATGGGCGAAGTGCCAGCGTGACTGGAAGGCGTCGCagccggccctcacactgcccgctggtgtgtgtggcgggggGCCTGGGGCACCGCACGAGGGggtgcgcgaggtggtggcgtgcgtgatgggtgcggctgtgaggcgacctgcgaggccggggcggtgctgaggtgactgcgtgtgtgcgcattgCTGTGAGGCATGCGTCTCTGGCTGCATTGCACCACGCGGGGTgcgcctgtggcagggccgggGAGGGCTGGAGTGGGGCTTGACTCCTGTTGTATGGCAGAGAAATAGACACGTTGGCAAAATAACAAAAAGCCAATGATATTATTCAgctcttttttttattcTTGCTTGTAGCTGTGCTTTACCCCCCTCCTGCGCTCTCTCTAAACTGGCGATGCGGACTTGTGTCTTGCGCATGTGTATGCTTCTTTGCGGGTAGGGACTCGAAGACTGTAGATCTCTGGGTGTGGTGTCGGTATGGCGTGTAGTATGATGTTGCTGCTTCGTCGGTGATGTGGGCATGGCACTCCGCGAAGTGTGCTCCGCGAAGGTTTTCTTCGCGTAGCGGcagtcaaaaaaaaaaacgcgtcCTTGCGAATGTTGCAGAGCGTCAAGGGCGTATGCGTTTGCACACTCGGGCGCTAGCGCGGATCTCACGCACccgagagaaggaaaagcaaCTCACTGGGAACAGTAGCGAGTGAGTGAGGTAGAGCCGAAGAGATggaacgcacgcgcacgtactGGGATAAGCGGAAGAGGGGCTTTCTTGCTATCTTTTTGTCAATAGTTTTACGTGAATGGCGGTGATGGTAGTCACGCCGTTGCTGCCAGTGACCCCCGTTGCTTTCACACTCTCTCTGTGGAGAATGTGCCGTCATGGAGAGAAGGCTGCACTCGTTAGTGTGGATCACGGTTTTCAATCTACGCTCCCGCTCACTACGTGGCACTTTTCCACCTTGGAGAGCTTTTCTCGTTGTTCTCGAATCTCGCGCGTGTGGTTGTTCGCGTTGGAAATGGTGCCCCACTTGTGCTAGCGGTATCCTTCATCTACGAGAAGGCGATGACGTGCACAAGTGTGTATGAGGAGAGGGCGATAGTGTGgacgcaccgcctcctttATCTACTCTCTTCGGTCACTCTATTGAGGGGACTTCCTGCTCGACACACTCGCCCGCACAAACGCGAATCGCAGGCGTaggagggtggaggaggcgggagaggggacGGCACGACTACTCGCACGAGTGCTTTCTTTGGTGGCCCCTCGTACTCTCTGCCTAGCTGCGTATGCACCTCTTCCTTTCTGCCGTTTTGCAGGTCAGTATGCGTCAACGCATCTTTGTTTCAGTCGCGCTCTTCCTGATGTATTTTGTGTTTTGCTCCTCCGTGCTGTAGCaccgcacgcgtgtgcgcttgtgtttctttttctctgccATGTGGCGCTCCAACGAACACCTTTTATAACTGAGGGTCGGCCTTTTAGTCCCGTGCGCTAGTGCTCTTTACTATCGTTTTGCAGCCTTTTTCGTCCTCCGTTTTTTATTTCCTTTCCGTTTTCCCCCCATCTTTCCTTATTTCGTTCACCCGCTAGAAAGAGTGCATGCATAGTCATCAACAACCGCAACGTCAACTCACCGACGTGCGAAGTCGCTAAATCACCACACAAAGCAGTGCCGCGGTATGCAGCGCCACACGTGACTAAAGTTCATCGGTGCACACTTCAGACTAAGATGAGGCTCTTCCCACGGCAgctcgtcctcttcctcccgTGAGATCCACCCACGACCAGACGCGATttcctgcacacacacacacacacacacacaagaaagcaGACACaacgcccctctcccctgccGTGCTCTGCCTTCTTTGCTTCCTAACCATCACatgtctctttctctgtcgctCCCCTTCTCAGGTTTTCCGCCTTCGTATCGCCCCCCACACGGGCTCaaacgcagacacgcacaagTACACCAACACGTGCTTACGCACACAAGTGCAGAAGACTTgaacccccctcccccacaagCACACGGAAACCGAGGGCAACCAACATTAAGGTCAACTAGTGTAAAGCAGAGTCACTTACACCCAAGCCTGAAGGGCACTAAGGCTAAAAGTGAAGTACATACTAAGCTAACGGAAAAGAGCAAGCGCATCAGCAGAGAAGGTGAACGCAGGAGAAGCGCCACCCCACTGCCCATCGCTTCTTTTCGGTTTCCTCTCTTGGattttgtttttccttttccttggCATTTCCATCCTTCTCACTTGATTCCATccttgcccctctcccctcttcttctctcccctccttctcttgctctcccGCCTTTGCTCTTGGTGCCTCATTTCTTCCCCTCTCTATGCTCATCGAATCTTTCCCGCTTGTCGCTTCGCATTTCGTTACATTTATGTCCTTCCTGTGTCTCTTCCACACCCCCGCCCTCACTCTGGTGGCTTTCCATTGACGTTGTCAGCTCCTTCATTGAGTTGATTGGCATGCacaacgaaaaacaaaaacattCTTTTTCGTCatcttctttttgtgtttgtgcttgtgtgcgtgtgcgtgtatgtatgcttgtgcgcgcgcgtgtgtgtgtgtgtgattcGTTATAGATTAGGGTGTACTGCCGTGATTGAACGGGGCGTTTCGACGCCATTGAACCCTTTcacccttcctctcccctgtcggtattttttttttggcttcttctttccctcctctttctctttttctcatccgccgcgtgcgtgtgtgtgtgtgtgtgccgctctcTCGTCATTTTCGCTTTGGCAACGCCCCACCCACGATTCGGCCGCCTCCGTGACACACTTCTTCTATCCTGCTCTTGATTGCTGACTTCATCTCTCCGCTGTTTGTTTTTTAGCAGCGATGAGCGAATCCGTGTTTCCCCTGGTACAGAGTATCGTGGAGAAGATGCTCACCGGCGGCGACAATCGCTTCCAGCGCCAAATCCTCATCAAGGAAGAGGAGATccgcgctgtgctgcgcgccgttcGAGAGGTGTTCATGTCGCAGCCAATGCTGCTCGAGATCCGCccgcctgtgcgcgtgtgtggcgacACGCACGGACAGTACTAcgacctgctgcgcatctACGAGAAGTGCGGCTTCCCCCCATACTCGAACTACCTGTTCCTCGGCGACTACGTTGACCGCGGCAAGCACAGCGTCGAGACGATCGTCCTGCAGTTCTGCTACAAGATTGTGTACCCCGAGAACTTCTTTCTTCTGCGCGGCAACCACGAGTGCGCTAGCATCAACAAGATGTACGGGTTTTTCGATGATGTGAAGCGGCGGTATAACATCAAGCTGTTCAAGGCGTTCACGGACGTGTTCAACACGATGCCCGTGTGCTGCGTGATTAGCGAGAAGATCATCTGCATGCACGGTGGCCTTAGCCCTGACCTGACCTCTGTAGCGTCCGTTATGGACATCGAGCGTCCGTGCGACGTGCCTGATCGCGGCATCCTGTGCGATCTGCTGTGGGCGGACCCGGAGGATGACGTGCAGGGCTTCCTGGAGAGCGACCGCGGCGTGAGCTACCTGTTCGGCGAGGACATTGTGAACGACTTCCTGGACATGGTGGACATGGACCTgattgtgcgcgcgcaccagGTGATGGAGCGCGGCTACGGGTTCTTTGCGAGCCGTCAGCTTGTGACCGTGTTCTCTGCGCCGAACTACTGCGGTGAGTTCGACAACGACGCTGCCGTGATGAACATCGACGACAAGCTGCAGTGCTCCTTCCTCATCATTCCCGCATCCCGTTAGTCAGGGCGGGAGTAGTGGCGATGGTTTGCATTCTATTGTTTTGGTGAATACTCGATCAGCTCTCTGCATAGTTTTGTGACGAGTGTGGCTATTTGTGTCCACCCCTATGCGTGTCAAGGCATACATATTCGACGAGCGTGCAGGGGATGTGATCTCACCTACGGAGACCGAGTTCAGTGCCGTTTACTTGATTCTATCGAGTGCTCCAGACGCAGCGCATGTGCCGCGTACTTGTTGGTGGGTTCTCGTTTTGTACGGTGATTCATCTCCCTAACCTTTTCTTGCGAGGGTTTctaattttttttttgtttttttctcTGAGCCTCGTCCACGTCAGCGAAATCAACGCAAACGGCTCACAGCACAGAGTATAAACGAATCTCACCGAACTGGCCCAAAGCAGTGCTCAGCTGTGTGAGCTCTCTGTCGAAATCGTACATGGTGATGTCCTCTTGTGTTCTGCAGCTCATGTGCTGCCCTGCTCCGTgtccccccttctcccctgtctggccagcgctgctgcgctctccTTGTGCTACGGTCGCTTGTTTCACAAACCACTCGTCTGAAATGTATGTGCTGTTCGTACTCGTTTGCcgcttttttgttgttttgaTGCACCTCTGCTCTTTGGTAGCTGGTTCGTGCTtgccgcgcacgtgtgtgcgttcgtGCGTGCTGTCTTTGTGGGTCGCTCTCACCTATTTGCTTGAGGTGTCGTCTAGCTGGATTATGGCTGCCATCCCTCGTCATCACGGATTCGAtatgtgtctctgtgtgtggaCTCTCCCATTCCATCTTCTGAATTCGCCGCTcatgttcttttttttttgctttatATCTGTCTTCTTTCGCCTCTTCTCGTTTGTTTGCCACTCAcccacctctcccttctcAGGTGACAGCCCTGctatattttttttttttgcgttctTGTACGTCTTCCGCCCTCCTTTGCCTTGTTTCTCTCGAGCAGCGCACAcctttgtgtgcgtgagtggctgtgtgtgtgtttttgcgtgtgtgggagactctctctcttttccctttcattggtgcttttttttttgacccCCCTGTCCCCCTGAACCCCCTTTtgagtctctctctccgtgtgtgtgtgactgtGTGAGTGCGCATTACTGTACGGCATGTGTCTCTGGCTGCATCGCACCACGCGGGGtgggcctgtggcagggccgggGCGGGCTGGAGTGGGGCTTGACTCCTGTTGTATGGCCGGGAGGATGGACTCGCGTCGGGAAGCATGTTTTGGTTCTCATTGCGGCCATTTTGGATtatcgcctccctccctttcgccGCTTTTCTGTTTGCTTCATGCTTGTTCTTGTCTGCAAGGGGCGTGAGCATTCTGGTGGGAAAGCGGCATGTGTGCTGGACAGCGTAGATCGTTGAGCAGCGTGGCGctctcttctccacctcATGAAGCGGCTTTTTCTTGCCCGTCCACGTCCTCTTCTGTTTAGTCGGTAGACTGCAACATGGTTAGCGCACATGTGGAGCGAAAAACAAGAAAATAaaagcggaggagaggatTGCTGCTTTAGTATCGACCTCTCTAGTTAGCCGTGTGCTGTAAAGAcggggtgtgtgtgtgcagtaAGCGGGAAGGAAACCCGTAAGGAAAGTGGAGCTCATCGCGACGACGGCCCGTGAGAAACGcatctcctccccctcttttcgGCCGATATCATTCTTTATGTCTTTGTCGATGCAtgcctttttcttgtttgtgtgagtgagtgtgtgtgtgttctggCGCGAGCGATTCGACTCttgatctctctctccacaccGCCTCACCAACCCTCCATCCTCTAACCCGGTTTATTATTTTTCCTTTGCCATGCGGAAAACACTGtccctttttcgtttttatCGTGTCACTTTACACATACACCCGAGCAAACAGAAAGGTACACACATGCGGGAAAAGGAAGCGCAGGAGCTgacgtgcatgtgtgcgtgtgcgatgCTTGAAACGCGGTGAAGCTGGTCCTGCAGAGGGTGACTCTTGCCGTTGTTTCTGCCACCGCCTTTGCAAAATGTGCATCCGATAGTGGTGAAGTATGCCACTTGCTACCTGCCGGTGCAAACACCATTGAGAGATcgaaaacaagcaaaaaaagggggtgatcgaggaggagagccgTGCCGCTGATCTCTGGTTTGACTTCTCTCACGCAAAAACGTGGAATCTCTACATGCGGCCATGCATTCTCTTCCTTATACCTTTCCCATCATGCTCTACTTCCTCTTATTCTCCCAtctctcctccacacacacacacacgaaacaaaaaacgaTAATCACGGCTTATCGACCGTCACGCATTGTCAACACCCACCATCCCATACGCCACCCACCTGCACACTCACCGACACTCAAGCATACACACGCCCCATCACCGGTAAACGGGGGTTGACCCGAATAGCGAGAGACGAAGAAGTTACAAAAAAACGAACAGACTATACGAACTGAAAAAAGGTGGAAAAAGGGCTTACGGTGAAAACAAACCACATAGAAGGGAGAACGTACACCCTGACCGaccgaccccccccccccccacacacacacatacgcacacacaaagccCCACACGGGGGCAAACACGAAGCTAACGAAGTCCGGTTGGTTTATACGGGACTACTTgtgcggagggaggggtgtgcttgtgtgtttgcgtttgtgtgtgcgtgtgccgcatacactcccttcctttcttcCCTGGTTCTTCATTCGGAACGGGCGgctttcgttttctttttccttgtcTTCCCGTTTGCTCTCCTTCGGCCGTTTCCTGCTTTGTGGCGTTGAGTTTGAGGTGAAGACGACCCGCCTCAGTTTACGAGTTGTATCTCTTGTTTgctctttctcccttttcgttctgtgtttttttttttgtatgtgtgtgtgcgtgtgttgtcGTTGCTGGTGTGGGAAACCAAGCATTgcatttgtgtgtgtgtgttggtgtgtgtgtactaTTTCCTCTTGGCATCATCTTCTTCCTCTATTtttagtttttttttttttcgttttgtcAGAACCTCTGCTGTGACCAGCCGGCTGGAGAGTGTCCCTCTGCACTTGCGATTTGCTGTGTCGTTcgtgtgtggcggtgctttttttcgttttcatCATTTTTTTGAGGTCAGCGTCTCCCGATAAGGGAACTTACACACGCTCATCTTTGCATTCCTTGCCACTGCTCATCCTCTGGCCTCTCTCACTACCTTTCCATAGGGaaaaacacgcacgcagacggaCAAGGTCATCGCAGCAACCATGAGCAACGCAGCGATTTTGCCGATGGTGCAGACTCTCATCGAGAAGATGCTCACGGTGAAGGGTAACCGTATGCAGCGCCAAATCCTCATCAAGGAAGAGGAGATCCGCGCTGTGCTCACTGAGGTGCGCGAGATCTTCATGTCGCAGCCAATGCTGCTCGAGATCCGCccgcctgtgcgcgtgtgtggcgacACGCACGGACAGTACTAcgacctgctgcgcatctACGAGAAGTGCGGCTTCCCCCCATACTCGAACTACCTGTTCCTCGGCGACTACGTTGACCGCGGCAAGCACAGCGTCGAGACGATCGTCCTGCAGTTCTGCTACAAGATTGTGTACCCCGAGAACTTCTTTCTTCTGCGCGGCAACCACGAGTGCGCTAGCATCAACAAGATGTACGGGTTTTTCGATGATGTGAAGC contains:
- a CDS encoding putative serine/threonine-protein phosphatase PP1 — protein: MASSTSPSSSTVPQTLIEKLLTVRGASAQRQVLIKEEDIRVVLETVREIFITQPMLLEIRPPVRVCGDTHGQYYDLLRIYEKCGFPPYSNYLFLGDYVDRGKHSVETIVLQFCYKIVYPENFFLLRGNHECASINKMYGFFDDVKRRYNIKLFKAFTDVFNTMPVCCVISEKIICMHGGLSPDLTDLTAINEILRPCDVPDRGILCDLLWADPENEVRGFLESDRGVSYLFGEDIVNDFLDMVDMDLIVRAHQVVQRGYGFFASRQLVTVFSAPNYCGEFDNDAAVMTIDDKLQCSFLIIPAAK
- a CDS encoding putative serine/threonine-protein phosphatase PP1 — translated: MSESVFPLVQSIVEKMLTGGDNRFQRQILIKEEEIRAVLRAVREVFMSQPMLLEIRPPVRVCGDTHGQYYDLLRIYEKCGFPPYSNYLFLGDYVDRGKHSVETIVLQFCYKIVYPENFFLLRGNHECASINKMYGFFDDVKRRYNIKLFKAFTDVFNTMPVCCVISEKIICMHGGLSPDLTSVASVMDIERPCDVPDRGILCDLLWADPEDDVQGFLESDRGVSYLFGEDIVNDFLDMVDMDLIVRAHQVMERGYGFFASRQLVTVFSAPNYCGEFDNDAAVMNIDDKLQCSFLIIPASR